A DNA window from Allokutzneria albata contains the following coding sequences:
- a CDS encoding organic hydroperoxide resistance protein — MSKVLYTARATVDGGREGKSVSGDGRLDVALAPPAELGGSGNGTNPEQLFAAGFAACFHSALKLVARKEKLDVTGSTVAAEVGIGPLTEGVGYGLSAHLVVRVPGLDRAVAERLVEAADQVCPYSNATRGNIPVSRTVA, encoded by the coding sequence ATCAGCAAGGTTCTCTACACCGCGCGCGCCACCGTGGACGGCGGGCGCGAGGGCAAGTCGGTCAGCGGGGACGGCCGCCTCGACGTGGCGCTCGCCCCGCCCGCCGAGCTGGGTGGTTCCGGCAACGGCACCAACCCCGAGCAGTTGTTCGCCGCCGGGTTCGCCGCCTGCTTCCACAGCGCGCTGAAGTTGGTGGCGCGCAAGGAGAAGCTGGACGTCACCGGCTCCACCGTCGCCGCCGAGGTGGGCATCGGGCCGCTGACCGAGGGCGTGGGCTACGGGCTCAGCGCGCACCTCGTCGTGAGGGTGCCTGGCCTGGACCGCGCGGTCGCCGAACGGCTCGTCGAGGCAGCAGACCAGGTGTGCCCGTACTCCAACGCCACCAGGGGCAACATCCCGGTCAGCCGCACGGTCGCCTGA
- the def gene encoding peptide deformylase, which translates to MAIRPLRYFGDPVLKSPSEPVTVFDAKLKSLVDDLMETVTLPGRAGLAAPQIGVGQRAFSYLVEGQHGYVINPEIVELSEKIQDGVEGCLSVPGMNFPTRRAAFATVRGVDVNNEPVVVSGRGELARCLQHETDHLDGLLYLDRLDPAQRKEAFRLARASDWFWKSR; encoded by the coding sequence ATGGCGATCCGGCCGCTGCGCTATTTCGGTGACCCGGTGTTGAAGTCACCGTCGGAGCCGGTGACGGTGTTCGACGCCAAGCTGAAGTCCCTTGTGGACGACCTGATGGAGACGGTCACCCTGCCGGGCCGCGCCGGGCTCGCCGCGCCGCAGATCGGGGTCGGGCAGCGCGCGTTCAGCTACCTCGTCGAGGGGCAGCACGGCTACGTGATCAACCCGGAGATCGTCGAGCTGTCGGAGAAGATCCAGGACGGCGTGGAGGGCTGCCTGTCCGTGCCGGGGATGAACTTCCCCACCCGCAGGGCCGCGTTCGCCACCGTGCGCGGCGTGGACGTGAACAACGAGCCCGTCGTGGTGAGCGGCCGCGGCGAGCTGGCCCGGTGCCTGCAGCACGAGACGGACCACCTCGACGGGCTGCTCTACCTCGATCGGCTCGATCCCGCGCAGCGCAAGGAAGCCTTCCGCCTGGCCCGCGCCTCGGACTGGTTCTGGAAGTCCCGCTGA
- a CDS encoding DUF3040 domain-containing protein produces MLSQDDQARFREIERHLAQEDPRFARALGEGRPRRPAGDVCLWAVTVFALAAVAIVTAVLAMSFSLLLFGAVLIGAGMLLRRRHIHRGQRLSPPREQPPGAAAAG; encoded by the coding sequence ATGCTGAGCCAGGACGACCAGGCCCGCTTCCGGGAGATCGAACGCCACCTCGCCCAGGAGGACCCGCGCTTCGCGCGAGCGCTCGGCGAGGGCCGTCCTCGACGTCCGGCGGGGGACGTGTGCTTGTGGGCGGTGACGGTGTTCGCGCTCGCCGCGGTCGCCATCGTCACCGCCGTCCTGGCGATGTCGTTCTCCCTGCTGCTCTTCGGAGCGGTGCTGATCGGCGCGGGGATGCTGTTGCGCCGCAGGCACATCCACCGCGGCCAGCGGCTCAGCCCACCACGCGAGCAGCCTCCCGGCGCCGCTGCGGCAGGCTGA
- a CDS encoding NCS1 family nucleobase:cation symporter-1, which produces MALPSSPPSDESQTAQADGRVELTDPASIEHSPYYNEELAPVPIARRTWTTYNFAALWIGMAHNIPSYLLASGLIALGMSWVQAFVTITLGNLLVLIPMLLNSHAGTKYGVPFPVFARAFYGVRGANFAGLLRAFIACGWFGIQTWIGGEAIYALAGKLLGSWWRDADRVLGQPWTLWAAFLFFWAVQMVIIWRGMETLRRFENWAAPFVIVAAVALLVWVLVEAGGVGPILEQPSKLGWGVEFWSVFAPSLMGMIAFWSTLSLNMPDFTRFGGSQRQQALGQVLGLPTTMSFFALLSIFITSGTAVIYGEAIWDPIKLTEKFDNPLVVALSLFTVMVATLSVNVAANVVSPSYDFSNAAPRLISFRVGGLITGVLGIAIQPWHLVADPNIYIYVWLGFYGGLLGSIAGVLAAGYWLLDKKELHLPDLYRRGGRYWFTGGWNLNAVVATVVGSVAAVGGAYSEPGKGPFPEDGLIPLLKPLYDYSWAVGLVVALVVYVLLSLPQRRREAARVVG; this is translated from the coding sequence ATGGCGCTGCCCTCCTCTCCACCGAGCGATGAAAGCCAGACCGCGCAAGCCGACGGACGGGTGGAACTGACCGATCCGGCCTCCATCGAGCACAGCCCGTACTACAACGAGGAACTGGCTCCGGTACCGATCGCCAGGCGCACGTGGACCACCTACAACTTCGCCGCGCTGTGGATCGGCATGGCGCACAACATCCCCAGCTACCTGCTGGCCTCCGGGCTGATCGCGCTGGGCATGAGCTGGGTGCAGGCCTTCGTCACGATCACCCTCGGCAACCTGCTGGTGCTGATCCCGATGCTGCTCAACAGCCACGCGGGCACCAAGTACGGCGTGCCGTTCCCGGTGTTCGCCCGCGCCTTCTACGGGGTGCGCGGCGCGAACTTCGCCGGGTTGCTGCGCGCGTTCATCGCCTGCGGCTGGTTCGGCATCCAGACCTGGATCGGTGGTGAGGCGATCTACGCGCTGGCCGGGAAGCTGCTCGGCTCCTGGTGGCGCGACGCCGACCGGGTGCTCGGCCAGCCGTGGACGCTGTGGGCGGCGTTCCTGTTCTTCTGGGCGGTCCAGATGGTGATCATCTGGCGGGGCATGGAGACCTTGCGGCGCTTCGAGAACTGGGCGGCGCCGTTCGTGATCGTGGCCGCCGTCGCGCTGCTGGTGTGGGTGCTGGTCGAGGCGGGCGGGGTCGGCCCGATCCTGGAGCAGCCGTCCAAGCTGGGCTGGGGCGTCGAGTTCTGGAGCGTGTTCGCGCCCTCGCTGATGGGCATGATCGCCTTCTGGTCCACCCTGTCGCTGAACATGCCGGACTTCACCCGTTTCGGCGGCAGCCAGCGGCAGCAGGCGCTCGGCCAGGTGCTCGGCCTGCCCACCACGATGTCCTTCTTCGCGCTGCTGTCGATCTTCATCACCTCGGGCACCGCGGTGATCTACGGCGAGGCGATCTGGGACCCGATCAAGCTCACCGAGAAGTTCGACAACCCGCTCGTGGTGGCGCTGAGCCTGTTCACGGTCATGGTGGCGACGCTGTCGGTGAACGTGGCGGCCAACGTGGTCAGCCCCTCCTACGACTTCTCCAACGCCGCGCCCCGGCTGATCAGCTTCCGGGTCGGCGGGCTGATCACCGGCGTGCTCGGCATCGCCATCCAGCCGTGGCACCTGGTCGCCGACCCGAACATCTACATCTACGTGTGGCTGGGCTTCTACGGCGGGCTGCTCGGCTCGATCGCGGGCGTGCTCGCCGCCGGGTACTGGCTGCTGGACAAGAAGGAGCTGCACCTGCCCGACCTCTACCGGCGGGGCGGGCGGTACTGGTTCACCGGCGGCTGGAACCTCAACGCGGTGGTGGCCACGGTCGTCGGCAGCGTGGCGGCCGTCGGCGGCGCGTACTCCGAGCCCGGCAAGGGGCCCTTCCCCGAGGACGGGCTGATCCCATTGCTGAAGCCGCTCTACGACTACAGCTGGGCGGTCGGGCTGGTGGTGGCGCTGGTGGTCTACGTGCTGCTCAGCCTGCCGCAGCGGCGCCGGGAGGCTGCTCGCGTGGTGGGCTGA
- a CDS encoding glycoside hydrolase family 5 protein, translated as MGRHTLRTLVSATAVFAGALLAPSASAVETSVPSEGSSTAPMLAPASGAAVANGQLRVCGTKLCNSSGQQIQLRGMSTHGIQWYSQCVKPASLDALANDWGADVLRISMYIQEGGYETNPRKFTDMVHNYIEEATKRGMYALVDWHMLTPGDPNYNLARAKTFFTEIAERHKNKTNILYEIANEPNGNSVTWSRIKSYAEQLIPVIRAKDSDAVVLVGTPAWSSFGVSYGKNESEVANNPLTLGNLMYTFHFYAASHDDEYLNTLSRAADKLPVFVTEFGTQNSAGEGANDFARSQRYLDLMAQKKISWINWNFSDDHRSGAVFKTGTCAGNTFAGTGVLKEAGRWIRDRVRG; from the coding sequence ATGGGTCGGCACACGCTTCGCACGCTCGTCTCCGCGACCGCGGTCTTCGCTGGCGCCCTGCTCGCGCCAAGCGCCTCGGCGGTCGAGACGTCAGTACCGTCTGAGGGCTCGTCCACGGCACCGATGCTTGCCCCCGCAAGCGGGGCTGCGGTCGCGAACGGCCAACTCCGGGTCTGCGGAACGAAACTCTGCAACTCCAGCGGCCAGCAGATCCAGCTGCGCGGCATGAGCACGCACGGCATCCAGTGGTACAGCCAGTGCGTCAAGCCCGCGTCGCTGGACGCCCTCGCCAACGACTGGGGCGCGGACGTCCTGCGGATCTCGATGTACATCCAGGAGGGCGGCTACGAGACCAACCCGCGCAAGTTCACCGACATGGTCCACAACTACATCGAGGAGGCCACCAAGCGCGGGATGTACGCGCTGGTCGACTGGCACATGCTGACGCCGGGCGACCCGAACTACAACCTCGCCCGCGCCAAGACGTTCTTCACCGAGATCGCCGAGCGGCACAAGAACAAGACGAACATCCTCTACGAGATCGCCAACGAGCCCAACGGCAACAGCGTCACCTGGTCCCGCATCAAGAGCTACGCGGAGCAGCTGATCCCGGTGATCCGCGCCAAGGACAGCGACGCGGTCGTGCTGGTCGGCACCCCCGCGTGGTCCTCGTTCGGCGTCTCCTACGGCAAGAACGAGTCCGAGGTGGCGAACAACCCGCTGACGCTGGGCAACCTCATGTACACCTTCCACTTCTACGCCGCGTCGCACGACGACGAGTACCTGAACACGCTGTCCAGGGCGGCCGACAAGCTGCCGGTCTTCGTGACGGAGTTCGGCACCCAGAACTCCGCGGGTGAGGGCGCCAACGACTTCGCGCGCTCGCAGCGCTACCTGGACCTGATGGCGCAGAAGAAGATCAGCTGGATCAACTGGAACTTCTCCGACGACCACCGCTCCGGCGCGGTGTTCAAGACGGGCACCTGCGCGGGCAACACCTTCGCCGGCACCGGGGTGCTCAAGGAGGCGGGCCGGTGGATCAGGGACCGCGTCCGCGGCTGA
- a CDS encoding winged helix-turn-helix domain-containing protein, translating into METELEGLRVLAHPLRLRILSLVTGAAMSAAEAARELGESQANVSYHMRRLHDAGLLEVAEEVEIRGGRAKRFRHNHDSGGRVKARGREDHVLLAATMGAELRRRAGRRALDVPGATTDAELWVDPEVWNRVRQAVVELAERLHEAARPPRTEGTVHVNATIALFQMEDE; encoded by the coding sequence ATGGAAACCGAGCTGGAGGGGTTGCGGGTGCTCGCCCACCCGCTGCGGCTGCGCATCCTGTCCCTGGTCACCGGGGCGGCGATGAGCGCGGCCGAGGCGGCGCGGGAACTCGGCGAGAGCCAGGCCAACGTCAGCTACCACATGCGCAGGCTGCACGACGCCGGTCTGCTGGAGGTCGCCGAGGAGGTCGAGATCCGCGGCGGCCGGGCCAAGCGGTTCCGGCACAACCACGACAGCGGCGGCCGGGTGAAGGCGCGCGGGCGCGAGGACCACGTGCTGCTCGCCGCGACGATGGGCGCGGAGCTGCGGCGCCGCGCGGGCAGGCGCGCCCTGGACGTCCCGGGAGCGACCACCGACGCCGAGCTGTGGGTCGATCCGGAGGTGTGGAACCGGGTCCGGCAGGCGGTGGTGGAGCTGGCCGAGCGGCTGCACGAGGCCGCCCGCCCGCCGCGCACCGAGGGCACCGTGCACGTCAACGCCACCATCGCGTTGTTCCAGATGGAGGACGAGTGA
- a CDS encoding MFS transporter yields the protein MRKPLRHKPFRFLMAGRTIVHLGNAVAPIALAFAVLDLTGSMIDLGVVVGARSIANVVLLLFGGVLADRLPRALVLQGSTTLAGLTQGLVATSVLGGFASVPLLIGLSVLNGAAAAASIPATASFVPQTVPAELLRPANALARMGVTTATIVGTSAGGLLVAAVGPGWGIAFNAATFLAASVLFGRMRFATAVVSTVERSRPLAELREGWREFTSRTWVWAVVLQFMVVNAVIVGTTAVLGPVIADATFGRAAWGVVLAAEMAGALVGGIVAARWQPRRALFAGVALTLVEAVPLVVLAEAPKVLFLVPTMFLVGMAIEQFVVGWDVALQQNVPPDKLARVYSYDALGSYVAIPVGEMAAGPLAEHFGMRATLVGGAVLLVLATLGALCSKEVRTLTSSQRRVMSEQGDV from the coding sequence ATGCGAAAGCCGTTGCGGCACAAGCCGTTCCGCTTCCTCATGGCGGGCAGGACGATCGTCCACCTCGGCAACGCGGTCGCGCCCATCGCCCTGGCCTTCGCGGTGCTCGACCTGACCGGGTCGATGATCGACCTGGGCGTCGTGGTCGGCGCGCGCTCGATCGCCAACGTCGTCCTGCTGCTCTTCGGCGGCGTGCTCGCCGACCGGCTGCCGAGGGCGTTGGTGCTGCAGGGGTCCACGACGCTCGCCGGGCTGACCCAGGGACTCGTGGCGACCAGTGTGCTCGGCGGGTTCGCGTCCGTGCCGCTGCTGATCGGGCTGAGCGTGCTCAACGGGGCCGCGGCGGCCGCATCCATCCCCGCGACCGCTTCCTTCGTGCCGCAGACGGTTCCGGCCGAGCTGCTGCGCCCGGCGAACGCGCTCGCCAGGATGGGCGTCACGACGGCGACGATCGTCGGCACCTCGGCGGGCGGGTTGCTCGTCGCGGCGGTCGGGCCCGGCTGGGGCATCGCCTTCAACGCGGCGACGTTCCTGGCCGCTTCGGTGCTCTTCGGCAGGATGCGCTTCGCGACGGCCGTCGTGTCCACTGTGGAGCGTTCCCGGCCGCTCGCGGAGCTGCGCGAGGGGTGGCGGGAGTTCACCTCGCGCACCTGGGTGTGGGCGGTGGTGCTGCAGTTCATGGTGGTCAACGCGGTGATCGTGGGGACGACCGCGGTGCTCGGCCCGGTGATCGCCGACGCCACCTTCGGCAGGGCGGCATGGGGTGTGGTGCTCGCCGCGGAGATGGCGGGCGCGCTCGTCGGCGGGATCGTCGCCGCGCGGTGGCAGCCCCGGCGCGCGCTGTTCGCCGGCGTCGCGCTCACCCTGGTCGAGGCGGTCCCGCTGGTGGTGCTCGCCGAGGCGCCGAAGGTGCTCTTCCTCGTGCCGACGATGTTCCTCGTGGGCATGGCGATCGAGCAGTTCGTGGTCGGATGGGACGTCGCGCTGCAGCAGAACGTGCCGCCGGACAAGCTCGCCCGGGTGTACTCCTACGACGCGCTCGGCTCGTACGTCGCGATCCCGGTGGGGGAGATGGCGGCGGGACCTCTGGCCGAGCACTTCGGGATGCGCGCGACCCTGGTCGGCGGGGCCGTGCTGCTCGTGCTCGCGACGCTGGGAGCGTTGTGCAGCAAGGAGGTTCGCACGCTCACCAGCTCACAGCGACGCGTCATGAGCGAGCAGGGCGACGTGTAG
- a CDS encoding PucR family transcriptional regulator encodes MYPTVEDVLALPELRRGRPVVVAGSAGLDHRVRWVHVAEVADIAGLLHGGELVLTTGIALPADDAGLARYIEELAQVGVAGLVVELVRRWPAELPPALVAAAQRHGLPLVALGEETRFVSVTEAIVSVITSAQVRELRATEQVHEIFTALTLSGAGPAEILREVARLSGLPVLLESLDHHLLAYDAAGGDPAQLLATWENGPTPQTGYDEAAGWLITMVGARGDNWGRLLLRCTEPPSHQHSVVAERAASALALNRLLAKDDESLERQSHRALLIDLLTPGSPIADAATRAAALGVRLGDRRLVGVSVRPRTTISATPAPALATQEVLRELSEVTASAARRAGIPALVGVVDDTSVRALLTLPMVGEVDPTLHRFAESLHRTVAATPWALPVVIALGTTVTAVPEAARSLAEAAHVAEAALRSGGARVFHRLADVRLRGLMHLMHADQRVRAFVERELSALFAHDRFHNTRLVDTLRDYCQHGGNKSAAAGAAHLSRTAFYQQLARIEQILGISLDDAESMLSLHVALLAHDASL; translated from the coding sequence ATGTACCCGACGGTCGAGGACGTCCTCGCCCTGCCAGAACTGCGTCGCGGACGGCCGGTCGTCGTGGCGGGCTCGGCCGGGCTGGACCACCGGGTGCGCTGGGTGCACGTGGCCGAGGTGGCCGACATCGCCGGGTTGCTGCACGGCGGGGAGCTGGTGCTGACCACCGGGATCGCGCTGCCCGCCGACGACGCGGGACTGGCCCGCTACATCGAGGAGCTGGCCCAGGTCGGGGTCGCCGGGCTGGTGGTGGAGCTGGTCCGGCGCTGGCCCGCCGAGCTGCCGCCCGCCCTGGTCGCCGCGGCGCAGCGGCACGGCCTCCCGCTGGTCGCGCTCGGCGAGGAGACCCGGTTCGTCTCGGTCACCGAGGCGATCGTCTCGGTGATCACCAGTGCCCAGGTGCGCGAGCTGCGCGCCACCGAGCAGGTGCACGAGATCTTCACCGCGCTCACCCTCTCCGGCGCGGGGCCCGCCGAGATCCTGCGCGAGGTGGCCCGGCTCTCCGGGCTGCCGGTGCTGCTGGAGTCGCTCGACCACCACCTGCTGGCCTACGACGCGGCGGGCGGCGATCCCGCGCAGCTGCTGGCGACCTGGGAGAACGGGCCCACCCCGCAGACCGGCTACGACGAGGCGGCCGGCTGGTTGATCACCATGGTCGGCGCGCGCGGGGACAACTGGGGCAGGCTCCTGCTGCGCTGCACCGAACCACCGTCGCACCAGCACAGCGTCGTCGCCGAGCGCGCCGCGTCGGCTCTCGCGCTGAACCGCTTGCTGGCCAAGGACGACGAGAGCCTGGAACGGCAGAGCCACCGAGCGCTGCTGATCGACCTGCTCACCCCGGGAAGCCCGATCGCGGACGCGGCGACCCGCGCGGCGGCGCTCGGCGTGCGGCTGGGCGATCGGCGGCTGGTCGGCGTCTCGGTCCGCCCGCGGACCACGATCTCGGCGACGCCGGCACCCGCGCTGGCCACCCAGGAGGTGCTGCGCGAGCTGTCGGAGGTGACCGCCTCCGCCGCGCGCCGGGCCGGAATCCCCGCTCTGGTGGGCGTTGTGGACGACACGAGCGTGCGGGCGCTGCTCACCTTGCCCATGGTCGGCGAGGTCGATCCGACGCTGCACCGCTTCGCCGAAAGTCTCCACAGGACGGTCGCGGCGACTCCGTGGGCGCTTCCGGTGGTGATCGCGCTCGGCACCACCGTGACCGCGGTTCCGGAGGCCGCGCGCAGCCTCGCCGAAGCCGCTCACGTGGCGGAGGCAGCGCTGCGCTCCGGTGGTGCGCGCGTCTTCCACCGGCTCGCGGACGTGCGGTTGCGCGGCCTCATGCACCTGATGCACGCGGACCAACGGGTGCGGGCGTTCGTGGAGCGCGAACTCTCCGCTCTGTTCGCGCACGACCGCTTCCACAACACGCGACTGGTCGACACACTGCGGGACTACTGCCAGCACGGCGGGAACAAGTCGGCCGCCGCCGGGGCCGCCCACCTGTCCAGAACCGCCTTCTACCAACAACTCGCGCGGATCGAGCAGATTCTGGGGATCTCGCTGGACGACGCCGAGTCCATGCTGTCGCTACACGTCGCCCTGCTCGCTCATGACGCGTCGCTGTGA
- a CDS encoding carboxylate-amine ligase, whose amino-acid sequence MEPLTVGVEEEFLLVDAKTRQLSWQGPALLRAAPDTEGDLQTELTRCQVESATPVCTTASEVLEKLRELRGTLAAQARSRGLRLIASGTAPLHESAPPQLTNNPRYRRISEHAGALAMSSPCCGCHIHVGVPDRETGVQVINHLRPWLPVLLALSVNSPCSDGVDTGYQSWRSLSWSQWPSAGPPPRFTSHAAYEEAVRELLASGAALDRGMIYWDVRLSDEWPTVELRVCDVAPTAEEATLLAVLARALVTRAVHSTAPVPPLSHHALRAALWRAARDGVSGQGYDVHTGRLAPMSALVERLVEWTVPVLEQYGDLGYVESTLQRLARIGSGAARQRAALADGGLKGLVDMLSEQTEPIA is encoded by the coding sequence GTGGAACCGTTGACGGTGGGTGTCGAAGAGGAGTTCCTGCTGGTCGACGCCAAGACCAGGCAGCTGTCCTGGCAGGGCCCGGCGCTGCTGCGTGCCGCTCCGGACACCGAGGGCGACCTCCAGACCGAGCTGACCCGGTGCCAGGTGGAGTCGGCGACACCGGTCTGCACCACGGCGTCGGAGGTGCTGGAGAAGCTGCGCGAGCTGCGCGGCACGCTCGCCGCTCAGGCCAGGAGCCGGGGCCTGCGGCTGATCGCCAGCGGCACCGCGCCGCTGCACGAGTCCGCGCCACCGCAGCTCACCAACAACCCGCGCTACCGCAGGATCTCCGAGCACGCGGGCGCGCTGGCGATGTCCTCACCGTGCTGCGGCTGCCACATCCACGTCGGTGTCCCGGACCGCGAGACCGGGGTGCAGGTGATCAACCACCTCCGGCCGTGGCTGCCCGTGCTGCTCGCGCTGAGCGTGAACTCGCCGTGCTCCGACGGCGTCGACACCGGCTACCAGAGCTGGCGTTCCCTGTCCTGGTCCCAGTGGCCGAGCGCGGGCCCGCCCCCGCGCTTCACCTCGCACGCCGCGTACGAGGAGGCCGTGCGCGAGCTGCTGGCCAGCGGCGCCGCGCTGGACCGCGGAATGATCTATTGGGACGTCCGGCTCTCCGACGAGTGGCCGACCGTGGAGCTGCGGGTCTGCGACGTCGCGCCGACCGCCGAGGAGGCGACCCTGCTCGCCGTGCTGGCCCGGGCCCTGGTGACCAGGGCGGTGCACTCCACCGCCCCGGTGCCGCCGCTGTCGCACCACGCGTTGCGCGCGGCGTTGTGGCGGGCGGCGCGCGACGGCGTCTCCGGTCAGGGCTACGACGTGCACACCGGCCGCCTCGCGCCGATGTCGGCGTTGGTGGAGCGGCTGGTCGAGTGGACGGTCCCGGTGCTGGAGCAGTACGGCGACCTCGGGTACGTGGAGTCGACACTGCAGCGCCTCGCGCGGATCGGGTCCGGTGCGGCGCGGCAGCGGGCGGCGCTGGCCGACGGCGGTCTCAAAGGCTTGGTGGACATGCTTTCGGAG